One window from the genome of Faecalibacterium sp. HTF-F encodes:
- a CDS encoding CatA-like O-acetyltransferase, with translation MHKIDMNTWPRAELFRFFSGVSQPFYSVTFRVDVTNLHAYTKARGISFYYALGYLVTDAVNSVVNFRYTIRDGEVWLLDKRIPSLTDLKPGSEQFHIVTLPKTGTLDEFCCAAKAKSAAQQSFLDQDCETDALIYISTTPWFDLTSCTNERDFDKDDAIPRITWGKYVPENGRETLGMSLEVSHRFIDGYHLGQFYQKLQKSIDEL, from the coding sequence ATGCATAAAATCGACATGAACACGTGGCCGCGGGCAGAGCTGTTCCGGTTCTTTTCCGGAGTGTCACAGCCATTTTACAGCGTCACCTTCCGGGTGGACGTGACGAATCTCCATGCCTACACCAAAGCCCGCGGCATTTCCTTTTATTATGCCCTCGGCTATCTCGTGACCGATGCCGTGAACAGCGTGGTGAATTTCCGCTATACCATCCGGGACGGTGAGGTCTGGCTTCTGGATAAGCGCATCCCCAGCCTGACCGACCTGAAGCCCGGCAGTGAGCAGTTCCACATCGTCACACTGCCCAAGACCGGCACGCTGGACGAGTTCTGCTGCGCCGCAAAAGCTAAGAGCGCAGCACAGCAGAGCTTTCTGGATCAGGACTGCGAGACGGACGCGCTGATCTACATTTCCACCACGCCGTGGTTTGATCTGACCAGCTGCACCAACGAGCGGGATTTTGACAAAGACGACGCCATCCCCCGCATCACATGGGGCAAGTATGTCCCGGAAAACGGCCGCGAAACGCTGGGCATGAGCCTTGAGGTGAGCCACCGGTTCATCGATGGGTATCACCTGGGGCAGTTTTATCAAAAGCTTCAAAAAAG